The genomic DNA GCAGCCGGTCGTACTGCAGGATATAGCCGCAGCGCAGCGGGCAGGAGTGGCAGCCGTACTGGCGCTGGCCCAGTCGCAAGAGGGCCGGGCCGCGCAGCTTCATCGCGTCCCTCATCGGGTAGTCGAGATAGCCCACGCCCTTGTAGTTTTTGACCGGCGAGTCGCCGTTCTGGGAGGACATCACGTTGGTCATCGTCGTGCCCAGGGCCGCCCCGCCGAACAGCCCGCCGATGGTGATGGGCAGCATCTGGCCCTCGCCGGCCATGGCCATCCTGGCCAGGCGCATCAGCGGCGCGGCGTGGTCCAGCAGCGGCCCCATGGCCTTGAGCAGCTTGCTGGAGGTGTAGCGTTTGACCTGGTCGTTGTAGGCTTTGGTCGTGGCGCGCAGCGCGGCCGGGTCGGCGTACGCCACTTTGGTCTGACCCAGCAGGCACAGCGCTTTGAGCTTTTTCGAGCCCATCACTGCGCCCAGGCCGCTGCGTGCGGCAATGCGCCCGCGGTCGTTGACCACGCCCGAGATGAGCGAGAGCTTTTCGCCGGCCACGCCGATGGCCGCCACGGAAGCCTTGTCGCCGTGGCGTCGCTGCAGCTCATCGTCTGTCTCTACCGCGTCCTTGCCCCAGAGCGACGAGGCGTCCTCCAGCGAGATGCCCTGCGGGGTGATCAGCAGGTAGACCGGTGCGCTGGCCTGCCCGTGGAAAAAGATGGCATCGAACCCGGCGCGCTTGATGGCCGGGCCAAAGCTGCCGCCCGAGTTCGCATTGCCCCAGCCGCCGTTACAGTGGCCGCCGTTGGTGCGCGGGCCGGTGCCGGTAAGCGGGCTCTTGGCGCAGATGCTGTAGCGCCCGCTGAACGGCGCCGCTGAGCCGGTGAGCAGCCCGGGGGTAAAGCCGAGCACATTGTCCGGACCCAGCGGGTCTGCGCCCGGCGGAATGTGTGCATAGAGGTACCAGGCCCCCAGCCCGTAGCCGCCGAGGTGCTGGCGGTAGACTTGTTCGGGAGGTTCTTCCACGTGGAAGGAACGATTGGTCAGGTTGACGACGAGAATCTGACCGGTTAGCCCTTTCATCCTGCCCCTCCTGCCCGGTGTATGCCTTCCTTCCAGCATAGCCGCGATGGCGCCCGCCGGCAAACGGACGTTAGTGCAGACGGGCTGACCTGAGGCGATCCCCGTAGGGGCAGTTCCCCCTGCGATCGCCGGGGGCAGACGCTGCGACCCGCCCAGGGACTCGTATGAGCAACGCATATCAAGACTTCCGAAGTCTGGCAGACTTCGGAAGTCTGAAGCAATCCGACCACTCGGGCCGCGATGGGGGGTGTGTTGAGCGTCGTGCGGGCGGGCGGTCCAAAGGTGTCTACGCACCACGCAGCCCCGAGCTATCAACAGACTTGTAGGGGCGGG from Chloroflexi bacterium ADurb.Bin180 includes the following:
- the ydhV_11 gene encoding putative oxidoreductase YdhV, yielding MKGLTGQILVVNLTNRSFHVEEPPEQVYRQHLGGYGLGAWYLYAHIPPGADPLGPDNVLGFTPGLLTGSAAPFSGRYSICAKSPLTGTGPRTNGGHCNGGWGNANSGGSFGPAIKRAGFDAIFFHGQASAPVYLLITPQGISLEDASSLWGKDAVETDDELQRRHGDKASVAAIGVAGEKLSLISGVVNDRGRIAARSGLGAVMGSKKLKALCLLGQTKVAYADPAALRATTKAYNDQVKRYTSSKLLKAMGPLLDHAAPLMRLARMAMAGEGQMLPITIGGLFGGAALGTTMTNVMSSQNGDSPVKNYKGVGYLDYPMRDAMKLRGPALLRLGQRQYGCHSCPLRCGYILQYDRLPYADKETHRPEYETCCAFGPLILNHDLDVLLQINEYLNRAGLDSISAGGLVAYTLECVEAGLLKKADFACAEYPDGFLPTWGDPTCLLPLVKLIATREGIGDRLADGAFFAAQRIPGSAHLAITANGSTMGMHDLRLGHSYAMSFVSDPSPGRHTAAHYGSIRMGMIDFFPPLKPHVPRTSDPYGQGKASAAGVALHQVMESLGLCMFSLLMGPYPLLELVRALTGWEMDAAEVLAIGARIQALRQMFNAREGAIRHEISPRALGQPPLAKGPLAGVTVDPEPMIAGYYEGMGYGPDGVPTAETLRRCGLDELVADLPSCTGAPLPGPAEA